In Apium graveolens cultivar Ventura unplaced genomic scaffold, ASM990537v1 ctg3291, whole genome shotgun sequence, one genomic interval encodes:
- the LOC141701066 gene encoding serine carboxypeptidase 1-like, which produces MTKIAHLISLSLLCFVASVQCYGANGNNPLEKLIKAQKSKRISTFRDEVLNLEYSPVYIGSQDGLKEADKLDSLPGQPDGATFDQYSGYVTVDPVAGRALFYYLAQSENSSSQPLVLWLNGGPGCSSFGNGAMMELGPFRVNSDGKTLSQNKYAWNNEANMLFLESPAGVGFSYSNTTSDYVTGDTKTAEDAYTFLINWLARFPEYQTRDFFITGESYAGHYIPQLAQLILQNNKITNQTIINLKGIAIGNAYIDEETQFKGTIDYYWSHALLSDEVYEGIILNCNFSANANISEACETSLDQANVGDIFPYDIYAPLCGSSTDSPSISGFDPCTDNYIYTYLNTQQVQTSLHVTVPPKTWESCSGVIDYTEAPSTVLPVIKELMNSGISVWLYSGDTDGVVSVTTTRYAIDYLQTTVKTQWYPWYTQAEVGGYAVGYENLTFVTVRGSGHFVPSYQPSRALALFSSFLAGELPPSNEN; this is translated from the exons ATGACAAAGATTGCACATCTTATATCACTTTCTTTGCTATGCTTTGTGGCTTCTGTACAATGTTATGGTGCAAATGGAAATAACCCTCTTGAAAAGCTTATCAAAGCTCAGAAGTCGAAAAGGATATCTACCTTTCGTGATGAGGTTCTAAATCTCGAGTATTCACCTGTGTATATTGGATCTCAAGATGGATTGAAGGAAGCTGACAAGTTAGATTCATTGCCAGGGCAACCTGATGGAGCAACTTTTGATCAATACTCCGGATATGTCACAGTTGATCCGGTTGCTGGAAGAGCACTTTTCTACTATCTTGCGCAGTCTGAAAATTCTTCTAGCCAGCCTTTAGTTCTATGGCTAAATGGAG GACCTGGCTGTTCTTCCTTTGGGAATGGAGCGATGATGGAACTTGGTCCATTTAGAGTCAATAGTGATGGCAAAACTTTATCCCAGAACAAGTATGCTTGGAACAATG AAGCAAACATGTTATTCTTGGAGTCCCCAGCTGGTGTTGGATTTTCATACTCCAACACAACATCAGATTATGTAACTGGAGATACAAAAACTGCAGAAGATGCTTatacatttttaataaattggcTAGCAAGGTTTCCCGAATACCAAACCCGAGATTTCTTCATTACTGGAGAGAGTTATGCAGGACACTATATTCCTCAATTAGCTCAACTAATTCTGCAGAACAACAAAATCACCAATCAAACTATTATTAACCTAAAAGGAATTGCT ATTGGTAACGCATACATAGACGAGGAAACTCAATTTAAAGGAACAATAGATTACTACTGGTCACATGCTTTACTATCTGATGAAGTTTATGAGGGCATCATCCTAAACTGCAACTTTTCAGCAAATGCAAATATTTCAGAAGCATGTGAAACTTCCCTTGATCAAGCAAATGTTGGCGATATCTTTCCCTACGATATATATGCTCCCTTGTGCGGTTCCTCAACTGATTCACCGTCG ATATCAGGATTTGATCCATGCACGGATAATTATATCTACACCTACTTGAACACTCAGCAAGTTCAGACATCACTTCATGTCACTGTTCCTCCAAAGACATGGGAATCTTGCAG TGGTGTAATTGATTATACGGAAGCCCCATCAACAGTCTTGCCAGTTATCAAGGAACTTATGAACAGTGGCATCAGTGTCTGGCTATA CAGCGGGGACACGGATGGCGTAGTGTCAGTGACAACAACAAGATATGCCATAGACTATCTTCAAACTACAGTCAAAACACAATGGTACCCCTGGTACACTCAGGCTGAG GTGGGAGGATATGCAGTTGGATACGAAAATTTGACATTTGTGACTGTAAGGGGATCCGGACATTTTGTTCCAAGTTATCAGCCTTCTCGTGCACTTGCTTTGTTCTCTTCCTTTTTGGCTGGAGAGCTTCCTCCGTCTAATGAGAACTGA